The nucleotide window TCTTTCGCGACGTCGCCAAGTAGATCGGATAGCCCAACCGCGTGAACGCCCCCAGCCGGCGCAGTATTTCCACGTCGTGGTGCGCCGTCTTGCCGAAGCTGAAGCCGGGATCCACGACGAGACGGCCGGCCGGCACCCCAAGCGTGCGGGCCCGCTCGGTCCGCTCCTCGAGAAACGCATAGACCTCCTCGACGACCGACACGTAGCGCGGCGACGTTTGCCGGACCTTCGGCCGCCCCAGGATGTGCATCACGCCGAGCGCGGCGCCGGACTCCGCCGCGACCTCCGCGATGCGCTCGTCGGCGAGCCCGCTGATGTCGTTGATGAAGACCGCGCCGGCTTCGACCGCGGCGCGGGCCACCTCGGGCTTGTAGGTATCGATGGCGAGCGGCACGGGCAACCGCGCGGCGAGGGTTTCGATCAGGGGGACGACGCGGCGGCGCTCCTCCTCGATACCGACCGGCGGTCCCGGCCGGGCGGTCTCTCCGCCGATCTCCACGAGATCCGCGCCCTCGGCGACGAGTTCGTCGGCGCGCGCGAGCGCGCGGTCTCGTTCGTAATAGCGGCCGCGGTCGTAGAACGAGTCCGGTGTCGCGTTC belongs to bacterium and includes:
- the folP gene encoding dihydropteroate synthase, with the protein product MTAGPRVLRAGRFALDLAPRPLIVGVLNATPDSFYDRGRYYERDRALARADELVAEGADLVEIGGETARPGPPVGIEEERRRVVPLIETLAARLPVPLAIDTYKPEVARAAVEAGAVFINDISGLADERIAEVAAESGAALGVMHILGRPKVRQTSPRYVSVVEEVYAFLEERTERARTLGVPAGRLVVDPGFSFGKTAHHDVEILRRLGAFTRLGYPIYLATSRKNYIRDILALPFDELLEGTLAAIAYGVAQGAGLVRTHDVRSVARVIKMTLAITRGPEGASPASAPGRGTRDIVTAAGDAGAGEGSSA